A genome region from Pseudanabaena sp. Chao 1811 includes the following:
- a CDS encoding XisI protein, with product MDTQLKYRQIIKQVLQNHAEYRSTIPDAYTSQLLFDDERGQYLVLDIGWNDDQYLHNTPIHLSLVNDKIWIQYDDTEEGIVTDLIDAGVSKSDIVLGFRHPKVRQYTGFAVA from the coding sequence ATGGATACCCAATTAAAATATCGTCAGATCATTAAACAAGTACTCCAAAACCACGCTGAATATCGCTCTACAATTCCTGATGCTTATACATCTCAACTCTTGTTTGATGATGAGCGCGGTCAATATCTAGTTCTCGACATTGGCTGGAATGATGATCAGTATCTTCACAATACTCCCATTCATCTGAGCCTAGTCAATGACAAAATCTGGATTCAGTATGATGATACTGAAGAAGGAATAGTAACCGACTTAATAGATGCAGGTGTGTCCAAAAGTGATATTGTCCTCGGTTTTCGTCATCCAAAGGTTCGACAATATACAGGTTTTGCCGTTGCATGA